In Papaver somniferum cultivar HN1 chromosome 9, ASM357369v1, whole genome shotgun sequence, the genomic stretch TGGCGACGATAGGAATCTACAAACCATCTCCAAATGACCTAAATCCCATTTCACGTTCATATCTATCGAAccctaaatttcaatttcaaacaaacaAGAAACAGAAGAGAATCAACTACAAGATAAACAATAACAGAACAACAATTTATGCTATCCATAACAGTAAattaagcaaagaaaacaaaaaagattCCAAAGAggagaaaaaactagggtttgtagaTTATGACGAAGGGAAGCATCAAAAAATTTCAATTCAAGTTACTGGTTTCAGAAAAGATGATATTCAGAAACGTTATAGGTTACGAGTCGATGGTGACCCATCACAGAAGGATTGGACTATTTCTGAAGTGGTGGAAAAAATTCTTAAGCTCAAACATTGGGATGATATTGATGGAAAAGTTCTTAATCGCTGGGCTGGTCGATTTGCTAGAAAAAATTACCCTCTACTCATTCAGGTAATTGAATTTTTCTAGGTTTTGTAGAATTTGAAGTAGTTGGTACCAGGGAAAACCTCACATTTGCTTATTTTTGTTGATTATAGGAGATAACAAAACGTGGTGCTATTGAACATAGCGTTGAAGTTTTCCGGtggatgaaaaatcaaaaaacttattGTGCTCGAAATGATATCTACAATATGATGATTAGGTTATACGGAAGACATAATCACATAGATCAAGCTCGCGGCTTGTTTTTCGAAATGCAAGAGTGGAGGTAAGGTTATTGTGCGTTCTTTCAAGTTTTTGTTGCAACTAAAACATAGTGGAGGGTTAGAACAGTAAAGCATGCTGTTGGTTCGGGGGTTCTCCATTTGATAGTCTCTGCATTATAAAGTGACAGAGTGTATACTTTGCTGTTAGGTGCAAGCCAGATATTGAAACCTACAACGCGCTCATTAACGCACATGGTCGAGCTGGTCAGTGGAGGTGGGCTATGAACATCATGGATGACATGCTTCGTTCATCTGTATGTATCTATACTCCCTTTTTTAATTGGCTGTAGAGGATGTCATATGGTAACAACATTTGTCATTCTTTTCTTTGCATATTATAAAGCTCTCATGATTTCTTGATTATAATCACGGGTAAAATCAGAACCAGAAAAATGTTACGTCTTAATCAGTGCCTCTCACTGCTTGAGGAACATGACAATTTGTTCTTTACTTGTAGAAATTTTATTGACCCGATGTCATGGGTGCAGATTGCTCCTAGCCGGTCCACGTACAACAATCTAATTAATGCTTGTGGATCCAGCGGACAATGGCAAGAGGCGTTAAAAGTTTGCAAGAAAATGACAGACAACGGAGTTGGGCctgatttagttactcataacatTGTGTTAACTGCGTACAAAAGTGGGGGTCAGTGCTCGAAAGCTTTGTCCTATTTTGACCTAATGGAAGGAACAAACATCCGTCCTGACACGACTACTTTTAACATAGTCATTCATTGCTTGGTAAAACTTGAGGAATATGAGCGAGCTGTGGAAATATTTAATGGAATGAGGGAAAAAAGAGCAGAATGCCACCCTGACACTGTGACATACACTACTATACTCTGTGCTTATTCTGCTTGTGGACAGATTGAAAACTGCAAGGCCATTTTTGCTATGATGCTTGCTGAAGGCTTTAATCCCAGTATTGTATCATATAATGCACTTATTGGTTCATATGCTTCACAAGGAATGGATAAAGAGGCTTTATCAGTTTTTAATGGTCTTAAACGGATTGGAGTTAAACCTGATGTTGTATCATATACATCTTTACTAAATGCGTATGGTAGATCAGGTCAGCCTGAAAAGGCAAGAGAAATATTGGAGATGATGAAAAGAAACTCACTGAAACCAAATTTAGTTAGCTACAATGCACTGATCGATGCTTATGGATCTGAAGGATTGTTAACTGAAGCTGTGGAAGTCTTGCGTGAAATGGAAGGAGACGGAATCCAGCCAAATGTCGTTACAATATGCACCCTCTTGGCTGCTTGTGGCCGTTGTGGTCAAATGGTGAGAGTTGATACTGTGCTTTCAGCAGCCAAATCTCGTGGAATCGAATTGAACACAACTGCGTATAATTCTGCTATTGGGAGCTACTTGAGCATGGAGGAGCATGAGAAAGCTTTAACCTTATACAAGGCTATGAGAATAAAGAAAGTCAAACCTGATTCTATTACTTGCAATATACTAATGAGTGGTTTTTGTAAAATTGGAAAGTATAGTGAATCACTTGAGTTTCTTCAAGAGATGAAGGATTTGAAAATTCCTTTTTCTAAGGAGGTTTACTCATCTGCAATCTGTGCTTACAGCAAACAGGCTAGTGGTTATTCTGTAGACCTCTTTTACTGTTGTTATCTTGCTCTAGCTACTAGTGGAAATGATGATCATTTCAATAATCTTTCAGGGCCAGCtaagtgaagcagaatatatgTTTTCTGAGATGAAG encodes the following:
- the LOC113314460 gene encoding pentatricopeptide repeat-containing protein At2g41720-like; this encodes MATIGIYKPSPNDLNPISRSYLSNPKFQFQTNKKQKRINYKINNNRTTIYAIHNSKLSKENKKDSKEEKKLGFVDYDEGKHQKISIQVTGFRKDDIQKRYRLRVDGDPSQKDWTISEVVEKILKLKHWDDIDGKVLNRWAGRFARKNYPLLIQEITKRGAIEHSVEVFRWMKNQKTYCARNDIYNMMIRLYGRHNHIDQARGLFFEMQEWRCKPDIETYNALINAHGRAGQWRWAMNIMDDMLRSSIAPSRSTYNNLINACGSSGQWQEALKVCKKMTDNGVGPDLVTHNIVLTAYKSGGQCSKALSYFDLMEGTNIRPDTTTFNIVIHCLVKLEEYERAVEIFNGMREKRAECHPDTVTYTTILCAYSACGQIENCKAIFAMMLAEGFNPSIVSYNALIGSYASQGMDKEALSVFNGLKRIGVKPDVVSYTSLLNAYGRSGQPEKAREILEMMKRNSLKPNLVSYNALIDAYGSEGLLTEAVEVLREMEGDGIQPNVVTICTLLAACGRCGQMVRVDTVLSAAKSRGIELNTTAYNSAIGSYLSMEEHEKALTLYKAMRIKKVKPDSITCNILMSGFCKIGKYSESLEFLQEMKDLKIPFSKEVYSSAICAYSKQGQLSEAEYMFSEMKMSDCCPDAIAYTTMIHAYDAAGNWEKACDLFADMEINEIEPDSIACSSLMRAFNKGCQPTQVVRIAQLMREKAIPFSEATFFEIISACSMLRDWRSTMSLIEMMEPSFSRVSIGLLNQLLYFIGKSGKVETMMKLFHKIVASGAEINFGTYSVLLKNLLAVGKWRKYRGIAVDGGCRNTTLTWNVPQYLSLCIERE